In Nymphaea colorata isolate Beijing-Zhang1983 chromosome 5, ASM883128v2, whole genome shotgun sequence, one genomic interval encodes:
- the LOC116254633 gene encoding dof zinc finger protein DOF3.6-like — translation MVFTGIPVFLDPPNWQQDQPGGGGGSAAARSGGGGSVLVGGTGGSSAADNPPVPMLQRPHSEMVPTTVGGAISGSSTRPTLMAERARLAKVQPPDLSLKCPRCESTNTKFCYYNNYSLSQPRHFCKTCRRYWTKGGALRNVPVGGGCRRNKRSKNSSNNNNSNTNRSRAIETSSATSSGGATIISSGNCTGEIIGIDNHPPPPSMLPFLSTIHGFSDYSNGGTGIGLAFPSRDLLSTGAGNSLGLDFMAPNEQAENSSLGHWRMQQHFPAPFSRPEGLVHIEPQLLLPFDGEGLVEHQYLGTGASDQLRGKPPSHLGNSGASIKMEDNQSQNLAYWNGNGWGDFQDFPSTTTSLL, via the exons ATGGTGTTTACTGGAATTCCGGTTTTTTTAGATCCACCCAACTGGCAGCAG GATCAGCCGGGAGGGGGTGGTGGTTCTGCTGCTGCTAGAAGTGGTGGCGGAGGCAGCGTTTTGGTTGGTGGTACTGGTGGATCTTCGGCTGCGGACAACCCTCCCGTACCGATGCTTCAGAGGCCACACTCGGAAATGGTTCCAACTACAGTCGGTGGCGCAATCTCCGGCAGCTCGACGAGGCCGACCCTGATGGCGGAACGAGCTCGGCTAGCTAAAGTTCAGCCGCCGGATTTGTCCCTCAAGTGCCCTCGGTGCGAATCGACTAACACCAAATTCTGTTATTACAATAATTACAGCCTCTCGCAGCCGCGACACTTCTGCAAGACTTGCCGCCGGTACTGGACTAAGGGTGGAGCTCTCCGGAATGTCCCCGTCGGCGGCGGCTGCCGAAGGAACAAGAGGAGCAAgaacagcagcaacaacaatAATAGCAATACCAACAGGTCTCGGGCTATCGAGACCAGCAGCGCTACCAGTTCTGGTGGTGCAACTATCATCTCATCCGGTAACTGCACCGGTGAGATCATTGGGATCGACAACCATCCTCCCCCACCTTCtatgcttccttttctttctacaATTCATGGCTTCTCGGACTATAGCAATGGGGGCACGGGTATTGGATTGGCCTTCCCGAGTCGGGATTTATTGTCGACCGGCGCCGGAAACTCCTTAGGTTTAGATTTTATGGCACCAAATGAGCAGGCAGAAAACAGTAGCCTTGGGCATTGGAGGATGCAGCAGCATTTTCCGGCACCATTCTCAAGGCCTGAAGGTTTAGTCCACATAGAGCCCCAGCTTCTGCTACCGTTTGATGGGGAAGGATTAGTGGAGCACCAGTATCTTGGCACAGGCGCTTCTGATCAGCTGAGAGGAAAGCCACCGAGCCATTTGGGCAACAGCGGTGCCTCAATTAAAATGGAGGATAATCAGTCACAGAATCTAGCATATTGGAATGGCAACGGATGGGGAGATTTTCAGGATTTTCCGTCCACAACAACCTCACTCTTGTGA
- the LOC116254128 gene encoding uncharacterized protein LOC116254128, whose translation MTSRKFGGRQPTGTPSVGWSAVVVIASLLAGASVVHNIFKPDLTLPPVEQVEEGDKAPTNFKGR comes from the exons ATGACCAGCAGGAAATTCGGTGGGCGTCAGCCGACGGGTACTCCGTCCGTCGGTTGGTCGGCCGTCGTCGTCATCGCGTCGCTGCTTGCTGGCGCCTCCGTCGTCCACAACATTTTCAAGCCCGATTTG ACATTGCCACCAGTAGAGCAAGTTGAGGAAGGAGATAAAGCACCCACGAATTTTAAAGGTCGATAA